The following coding sequences lie in one Bordetella genomosp. 9 genomic window:
- the aroA gene encoding 3-phosphoshikimate 1-carboxyvinyltransferase, with amino-acid sequence MSAASYLDLPRAGRARGAVSLPGSKSISNRVLLLASLAEGTTEITGLLDSDDTRVMLAALRALGIDVRAQGGDSVSVRGAARFPASAAELFLGNAGTAVRPLTAALALMGGDYTVSGVPRMHERPIGDLVDALRALGATVDYTGREGYPPLRIGRGSLAGDGTVRMPGAVSSQFLTAMLLAAPLYTQARGTPLVIEIVGELISKPYIDITLNLMARYGVTVQRDDWARFTVPAGAAYRSPGRIAVEGDASSASYFLALGAIGGGPVRVQGVGRDSIQGDVAFTRTLEAMGADIQAGPDWIEARGVNVARGERLRAFDADFNLIPDAAMTAAALALFADGPCRLRNIGSWRVKETDRIHAMQTELAKLGAQVASGADWLEVVPPGPGQWRDAEIGTWDDHRMAMSMSLAAFGPAAVRILDPGCVSKTFPTYFDVYAGLVGGEERP; translated from the coding sequence ATGAGCGCAGCTTCTTATCTCGATCTGCCGCGAGCGGGCCGCGCCCGCGGCGCGGTATCGCTGCCGGGCTCCAAAAGCATATCGAACCGGGTGCTTCTGCTCGCGTCGCTGGCGGAAGGCACCACCGAAATCACTGGCCTGCTGGATTCCGACGATACGCGGGTGATGCTCGCAGCGCTGCGCGCCCTGGGCATCGACGTGCGGGCGCAGGGCGGGGACAGCGTGTCGGTGCGGGGAGCCGCGCGGTTCCCGGCTTCTGCGGCCGAGCTTTTCCTGGGCAACGCCGGGACCGCTGTGCGGCCGCTGACGGCCGCCCTGGCCCTGATGGGCGGCGACTATACGGTGTCCGGCGTGCCGCGCATGCACGAACGTCCCATCGGCGATCTGGTGGACGCCCTGCGGGCGCTTGGCGCGACCGTCGATTACACGGGCCGCGAAGGATATCCGCCGCTGCGCATCGGCCGCGGCTCACTGGCCGGCGACGGTACGGTCCGCATGCCCGGCGCGGTCTCCAGCCAGTTCCTGACAGCCATGCTGCTGGCGGCCCCGCTGTACACCCAGGCGCGAGGCACGCCGCTGGTGATCGAAATCGTCGGCGAGCTGATCTCCAAGCCCTATATCGACATCACCTTGAACCTGATGGCGCGTTACGGCGTGACGGTGCAGCGCGACGACTGGGCGCGCTTCACCGTGCCCGCAGGCGCCGCCTATCGCAGCCCCGGCCGCATCGCGGTGGAAGGCGATGCGTCTTCCGCGTCGTATTTCCTGGCGTTGGGCGCCATTGGCGGCGGCCCCGTGCGCGTACAGGGCGTGGGGCGCGACAGCATCCAGGGCGACGTCGCCTTCACCCGCACGTTGGAGGCCATGGGGGCGGACATCCAGGCCGGGCCCGACTGGATCGAGGCGCGCGGCGTCAACGTGGCGCGCGGCGAGCGTTTGCGAGCGTTCGACGCGGACTTCAATCTGATCCCGGATGCCGCCATGACGGCCGCCGCGCTGGCCCTGTTCGCCGACGGCCCCTGCCGGCTGCGCAATATCGGCAGCTGGCGGGTGAAGGAAACGGACCGCATTCACGCGATGCAGACCGAACTGGCCAAACTGGGCGCGCAAGTTGCGTCCGGCGCCGATTGGCTGGAGGTCGTTCCGCCGGGGCCCGGGCAATGGCGCGACGCGGAGATCGGCACCTGGGACGATCACCGGATGGCGATGTCGATGTCGCTGGCCGCCTTCGGCCCGGCGGCGGTGCGCATACTGGACCCCGGTTGCGTAAGCAAGACCTTTCCAACGTATTTCGACGTTTATGCCGGCCTGGTCGGCGGCGAGGAGCGTCCATGA
- the gyrA gene encoding DNA gyrase subunit A codes for MDSFAKETLPVSLEEEMRRSYLDYAMSVIVGRALPDVRDGLKPVHRRVLFAMHELNNDWNRPYKKSARIVGDVIGKYHPHGDQAVYDSIVRMAQDFSLRYMLVDGQGNFGSIDGDNAAAMRYTEIRLSKIAHELLADIDQETVDFGPNYDGSEKEPLLLPSRLPNLLVNGSSGIAVGMATNIPPHNLHEVIDGCLYCLRNPECTVDELIELIPAPDFPTGGIIYGLSGVREGYRTGRGRVVMRAKTHIEDMEKGNRQAIVVDAIPFQVNKKTLQERIAELVNEKKIEGISDIRDESDKEGMRLVIELKRGEVPEVVLNNLYKNTQLQDTFGMNLVALVDGQPRLLNLKQLVEYFLQHRREVVTRRTVFQLRKARERGHVLEGLAVALANIDEFIAIIKAAPTPPVARQELMSRSWDSSLVREMLARADGETPGGIAAYRPDDLLPSYGMQSDGLYRLSDTQAQEILNMRLQRLTGLEQDKIVGEYREVMETIADLLDILAKPERITSIISDELQAIKAEFSTAAKDVRRSEVELNATELDTEDLITPTDMVVTLSHGGYIKSQPLSEYRAQKRGGRGKQATAMKDDDWIDQLFIANTHDYLLCFSNRGRVYWLKVWEVPQGTRTSRGKPIVNMFPLAEGEKVNVVLPVKEFSEDHYVFMATSRGTVKKTPLSDFSNPRKAGIIAVDLDEGDYLIGADLTDGKHDVMLFSDGGKAVRFDENDVRPMGRNARGVRGMMLEEGQAVIAMIVAGDEAQSVLTATENGFGKRTPITEYTRHGRGTKGMIAIQTSSRNGKVVGAVLVKPEDEIMLITTGGVLVRTRVAEIREMGRATQGVTLISVDDGSRLSGVRRVVESDADLDSEAEAQCDPTGSEPGTADGGDSSDSSDSSESNEPTEE; via the coding sequence ATGGATTCCTTCGCCAAGGAGACGCTTCCGGTATCGCTGGAAGAAGAGATGCGTCGCAGTTACCTCGATTACGCCATGAGCGTGATCGTGGGCCGGGCCCTGCCCGATGTGCGCGACGGGCTGAAACCCGTGCATCGGCGTGTGCTGTTCGCCATGCACGAGCTGAACAACGACTGGAACCGCCCATACAAAAAGTCCGCTCGTATCGTTGGCGACGTCATCGGTAAATATCACCCGCACGGCGATCAGGCGGTATACGACTCGATCGTGCGCATGGCCCAGGACTTCTCCCTGCGGTACATGCTGGTGGACGGGCAGGGCAACTTCGGCTCCATCGACGGGGACAATGCCGCGGCGATGCGGTATACCGAAATCCGCCTGTCGAAGATCGCTCATGAGCTGCTGGCTGACATCGACCAGGAAACGGTCGATTTCGGGCCCAACTATGACGGCAGCGAAAAGGAACCGCTGCTGTTGCCGTCGCGATTGCCCAACCTGCTGGTGAACGGCAGCTCCGGCATCGCGGTGGGGATGGCGACGAACATCCCGCCCCACAATCTGCATGAAGTCATCGACGGCTGCCTGTACTGCCTGCGCAATCCGGAATGCACGGTGGACGAGCTCATCGAGCTGATCCCGGCGCCGGATTTCCCCACTGGCGGCATCATCTACGGGCTGTCCGGCGTGCGCGAAGGCTACCGCACCGGCCGCGGCCGGGTCGTGATGCGGGCCAAGACCCACATCGAAGACATGGAAAAGGGTAACCGTCAGGCCATCGTGGTCGACGCGATCCCGTTCCAGGTCAACAAGAAGACGCTGCAGGAACGCATCGCCGAACTGGTCAACGAGAAGAAGATCGAGGGCATTTCCGATATCCGGGACGAGTCGGATAAGGAAGGCATGCGTTTGGTCATCGAGCTCAAGCGCGGCGAAGTGCCGGAGGTTGTTCTCAACAACCTCTATAAGAATACGCAGCTGCAGGATACCTTCGGGATGAATCTGGTGGCGCTGGTCGATGGTCAGCCGCGCCTGCTCAACCTGAAGCAGCTGGTGGAGTACTTCCTGCAGCACCGCCGGGAAGTGGTGACGCGGCGCACGGTTTTCCAGTTGCGCAAGGCGCGCGAGCGCGGCCACGTGCTGGAAGGTCTGGCCGTGGCGCTCGCGAACATCGACGAGTTCATCGCCATCATCAAGGCCGCGCCCACCCCGCCGGTGGCGCGGCAGGAATTGATGTCGCGGTCCTGGGACTCCTCGCTGGTGCGCGAGATGCTGGCCCGCGCCGATGGCGAAACCCCGGGCGGCATCGCTGCCTACCGGCCGGACGACCTGTTGCCCAGCTACGGCATGCAGAGCGACGGCCTGTACCGCTTGAGCGACACGCAGGCGCAGGAAATCCTGAACATGCGTCTGCAGCGCCTGACCGGGCTGGAGCAGGACAAGATTGTCGGCGAATACAGGGAAGTGATGGAGACCATTGCGGACCTGCTCGACATTCTCGCCAAGCCGGAACGCATTACTTCGATCATCAGCGACGAGCTGCAGGCCATCAAGGCGGAATTCTCCACGGCGGCCAAGGACGTCCGGCGTTCCGAAGTCGAACTGAACGCCACCGAGCTGGATACCGAGGATCTGATCACGCCGACCGATATGGTCGTGACGCTGTCGCATGGCGGTTATATCAAGAGCCAGCCGTTGTCCGAGTATCGCGCCCAGAAACGTGGCGGCCGGGGCAAGCAGGCCACGGCAATGAAGGACGATGACTGGATCGACCAGCTCTTCATTGCCAACACGCACGATTATCTGCTCTGCTTCTCCAACCGCGGCCGCGTGTATTGGCTCAAGGTGTGGGAAGTGCCGCAGGGCACCCGCACGTCGCGCGGCAAGCCCATCGTCAATATGTTCCCGTTGGCCGAAGGTGAAAAGGTCAACGTTGTGCTGCCGGTGAAGGAGTTCAGCGAAGATCACTACGTGTTCATGGCGACTTCGCGCGGGACGGTAAAGAAGACCCCGCTGTCCGACTTCTCCAACCCGCGCAAGGCCGGCATCATCGCCGTTGATCTGGACGAGGGCGACTATCTGATCGGCGCCGACCTGACCGACGGCAAGCACGACGTCATGCTTTTCTCCGACGGCGGCAAGGCGGTGCGCTTCGATGAGAACGATGTGCGCCCGATGGGCCGCAATGCGCGCGGCGTGCGGGGCATGATGCTGGAAGAGGGCCAGGCGGTCATCGCCATGATCGTGGCCGGCGACGAAGCGCAGAGCGTTCTGACCGCCACCGAAAACGGCTTTGGCAAGCGCACCCCCATCACCGAATACACGCGCCATGGCCGCGGAACCAAGGGCATGATCGCCATCCAGACGTCTTCCCGCAACGGCAAGGTCGTTGGGGCAGTACTGGTCAAGCCCGAGGATGAGATCATGCTCATCACCACGGGCGGCGTGCTGGTGCGTACGCGCGTGGCGGAGATCCGCGAAATGGGTCGCGCGACGCAGGGCGTGACCCTGATCAGCGTGGACGACGGCAGCCGTCTGTCGGGCGTGCGCCGGGTGGTGGAAAGCGATGCCGACCTCGACAGCGAAGCCGAGGCCCAGTGCGACCCGACTGGCTCCGAGCCCGGTACGGCGGACGGCGGCGATTCCAGCGATTCCAGCGATTCCAGCGAGTCTAACGAGCCGACGGAGGAATGA
- a CDS encoding LapA family protein, with the protein MRYLVWVLRLAVFVAVLMFALKNTNPVQVNFYGDYIMHDVPLIVVMLVTFVVGAIFGLLLTVPASMRRRREALRLRREVERLQAAMNNQPSQAGDVPPETIAPMSPL; encoded by the coding sequence ATGCGCTATCTTGTCTGGGTGCTGCGACTCGCTGTGTTCGTCGCGGTGCTGATGTTCGCGCTCAAGAACACCAACCCCGTCCAGGTCAATTTCTACGGCGACTACATCATGCATGATGTGCCGCTGATCGTCGTCATGCTGGTCACTTTCGTGGTGGGCGCCATCTTCGGTTTGCTGCTGACCGTGCCGGCCTCGATGCGCCGCCGGCGCGAGGCCCTGCGTCTGCGCCGCGAGGTGGAGCGGCTGCAGGCCGCGATGAACAACCAGCCTTCGCAAGCGGGTGACGTGCCGCCCGAAACCATCGCTCCCATGTCGCCCCTGTGA
- a CDS encoding prephenate dehydrogenase, with product MMATPADARSGDAAPPIPVLAVVGVGLIGGSFAAALRRAGLVGRVLGAGRNGASLARARELGLIDDVVTVAQAAARADLIMLAAPVGSFAAVLGEMGTLLKPGAVITDAGSTKAEVVRHARAALGARVGAFVPGHPIAGAEKIGPDAADPDLYTGRNVILTPLPENAAADVDRVRTAWEACGARVLDMDADEHDRVLASVSHMPHFLSAVYVAQVARSADSAQRLAVAGSGFRDFTRIAAGSPEMWRDIFLSNRPAMKAELAAVRAVLDEAERALDAGDAERLEGLLDEAARFRRGWKA from the coding sequence ATGATGGCGACGCCGGCGGATGCGCGGAGCGGCGATGCGGCGCCGCCGATCCCCGTGCTGGCCGTCGTCGGCGTTGGGCTGATCGGCGGCTCCTTCGCGGCGGCGCTGCGCCGCGCCGGCTTGGTCGGGCGCGTTCTTGGCGCAGGCCGCAACGGCGCTTCGCTGGCGCGGGCGCGCGAGCTGGGACTGATCGACGACGTCGTAACGGTGGCGCAGGCGGCGGCGCGGGCGGACCTGATCATGCTCGCCGCGCCGGTAGGCAGTTTCGCGGCCGTTCTTGGCGAAATGGGGACGCTGCTCAAGCCGGGCGCCGTCATCACGGACGCAGGCAGCACCAAGGCCGAGGTCGTGCGGCACGCCCGGGCTGCCCTTGGCGCGCGTGTCGGCGCGTTCGTCCCCGGACATCCCATCGCGGGCGCCGAGAAGATAGGTCCTGACGCGGCGGATCCGGATCTTTATACTGGCCGCAACGTGATCCTCACCCCATTGCCGGAAAACGCCGCGGCTGATGTGGACCGGGTGCGCACCGCCTGGGAAGCCTGCGGCGCGCGCGTCCTGGACATGGATGCGGACGAGCATGACAGGGTATTGGCGTCCGTCAGTCACATGCCCCATTTTCTGTCGGCCGTGTACGTGGCGCAGGTTGCACGCAGCGCGGACAGCGCACAGCGTTTGGCCGTGGCCGGCAGCGGGTTTCGCGATTTCACGCGCATTGCCGCCGGCTCGCCGGAAATGTGGCGCGACATTTTCCTGTCGAACCGCCCGGCCATGAAGGCGGAATTGGCGGCAGTCCGCGCGGTGCTGGATGAGGCCGAGCGCGCGCTGGATGCGGGCGATGCCGAGCGGCTGGAAGGCCTGCTGGATGAAGCCGCCCGCTTCCGGCGGGGATGGAAAGCGTAG
- the pheA gene encoding prephenate dehydratase gives MADSLADKLRPLRERIDAIDAQILELLTQRARTAMEVGEVKHAENADGPVLRPDRESEVVRRLQQLNNGPLPREAVAAIWTEIVSACRGLERGLTLAYLGPEGSYSEQAALEHFGHAVNKLPCPSFDEVFRALEAGQADVGMVPVENSTEGAVNRTLDLLLNTTLTVMGERSLVIRHCLMSQDGTMDGVKTVMAHPQALAQCQVWLSRNHPDLARSAAASNAEAARVAAQDPTVAAIAGESAAATWGLRVVSAGIQDDPHNRTRFLALGSIPSQPTGNDKTSLILAVPNRAGAVYEMLAPLAENKVSMTRFESRPARTGQWEYYFYVDVLGHAQDPHVARAFDALRSQVAFFKLLGSYPAQ, from the coding sequence ATGGCTGATTCCCTCGCCGACAAACTGCGGCCCTTGCGTGAGCGCATCGACGCGATCGACGCGCAGATTCTGGAATTGCTGACACAGCGCGCGCGGACGGCGATGGAGGTGGGCGAGGTGAAGCACGCCGAAAATGCCGACGGGCCCGTGTTGCGGCCGGACCGCGAATCCGAAGTGGTCCGCCGCCTCCAGCAGCTGAACAACGGGCCGCTGCCGCGCGAGGCGGTGGCCGCCATCTGGACAGAGATCGTGTCCGCGTGCCGGGGCCTGGAGCGCGGCCTGACGCTCGCCTACCTGGGGCCGGAAGGCTCCTATTCGGAACAGGCCGCGCTCGAGCATTTCGGTCATGCCGTCAACAAACTGCCGTGCCCGTCCTTCGACGAGGTTTTCCGCGCTTTGGAGGCGGGGCAGGCGGACGTCGGTATGGTGCCGGTGGAAAATTCCACCGAAGGCGCGGTCAATCGGACGCTCGATCTGCTGCTCAATACCACGCTGACGGTGATGGGCGAGCGCTCCTTGGTGATCCGCCACTGTCTGATGTCCCAGGACGGCACCATGGACGGCGTGAAGACCGTCATGGCGCATCCGCAGGCGCTGGCGCAGTGCCAGGTCTGGCTGAGCCGCAATCACCCGGACCTGGCGCGTTCCGCCGCCGCCAGCAACGCCGAGGCGGCGCGCGTCGCGGCGCAGGATCCGACCGTGGCGGCCATCGCCGGCGAGTCGGCGGCGGCGACCTGGGGATTGCGCGTCGTGAGCGCCGGCATCCAGGACGATCCCCACAATCGCACGCGTTTCCTGGCGCTGGGTTCGATTCCGTCGCAACCCACCGGCAACGACAAGACCAGCCTGATCCTGGCCGTACCCAATCGTGCGGGCGCTGTCTACGAGATGCTTGCGCCGCTGGCGGAGAACAAGGTTTCCATGACGCGCTTCGAATCGCGTCCCGCTCGCACGGGCCAGTGGGAATACTATTTTTACGTCGATGTGCTGGGGCACGCACAGGATCCGCATGTCGCCCGCGCGTTCGACGCCCTGCGGTCGCAAGTGGCTTTCTTCAAACTTCTCGGCTCCTATCCCGCGCAATGA
- a CDS encoding integration host factor subunit beta, with translation MTKSELIAALAARYPQLAARDTDYAVKTVLDAMAQALAAGQRIEIRGFGSFSLSRRSPRIGRNPKSGEQVLVPGKQVPHFKAGKELRERVDLDGNNNEGAPSSKSSSSDTSSDTVEAAVSGVRAHAML, from the coding sequence GTGACCAAGTCGGAGCTTATCGCCGCCTTGGCGGCCCGCTATCCCCAGCTGGCCGCCCGCGATACCGATTACGCCGTCAAGACGGTGCTCGATGCGATGGCCCAGGCGCTTGCCGCTGGCCAACGCATCGAAATCCGCGGTTTTGGCAGCTTTTCGCTATCGCGGCGGTCGCCCCGCATCGGACGCAATCCGAAGTCGGGCGAGCAGGTGCTGGTGCCGGGCAAGCAGGTGCCGCACTTCAAGGCGGGCAAGGAATTGCGGGAGCGGGTCGATCTGGACGGCAATAACAACGAGGGCGCCCCCTCGTCGAAGTCCTCCTCGTCGGACACCTCCAGCGATACCGTCGAAGCCGCGGTGTCGGGCGTCCGCGCCCACGCGATGCTCTGA
- the rpsA gene encoding 30S ribosomal protein S1, whose product MDFNSMSSNPSTAVLEQATGGESFADLFAQSLKNQDMKSGEVISAEVVRIDHNFVVVNAGLKSEALIPLEEFLNDQGELEVNPGDFVSVAIDSLENGYGDTILSRDRAKRLSAWLQLEQALENGELVTGTITGKVKGGLTVMTNGIRAFLPGSLVDLRPVKDTTPYEGKTLEFKVIKLDRKRNNVVLSRRQVLEASMGEERQKLLETLHEGAIVKGVVKNITDYGAFVDLGGIDGLLHITDMAWRRVRHPSEVLQVGQEVEAKVLKFDQEKSRVSLGVKQLGEDPWVGLARRYPQGTRLFGKVTNLTDYGAFVEVEAGIEGLVHVSEMDWTNKNVDPRKVVTLGEEVEVMVLEIDEDRRRISLGMKQCRPNPWEEFATNFKRGDKVQGAIKSITDFGVFVGLPGGIDGLVHLSDLSWTETGEEAVRNFKKGDEIEAVVLGIDTDKERISLGIKQLEGDPFNNFVATHDKGAVVPGTIKSVEPKGAVVTLSVDVEGYLRASEISSGRVEDATTVLNVGDNIEAMIVNVDRKTRSIQLSIKARDNAETADTIARMSEASASSGTTNLGALLKAKLDQQRNDG is encoded by the coding sequence ATGGATTTCAATTCAATGTCTTCCAATCCCTCTACTGCCGTCCTTGAACAAGCCACGGGCGGCGAAAGCTTTGCCGACCTGTTCGCCCAGAGCCTCAAGAACCAGGACATGAAGTCCGGCGAGGTCATCAGCGCCGAAGTCGTTCGCATCGATCACAACTTCGTCGTCGTCAATGCTGGGCTCAAGTCCGAAGCTTTGATTCCGCTGGAAGAATTCCTGAACGACCAGGGCGAACTCGAGGTCAACCCCGGCGACTTCGTCTCGGTGGCCATCGACTCCCTGGAAAACGGCTACGGCGACACCATCCTGTCGCGTGACCGCGCCAAGCGTCTGTCGGCCTGGCTGCAGCTCGAGCAGGCTTTGGAGAACGGCGAACTCGTCACCGGCACCATCACCGGCAAGGTGAAGGGCGGCCTGACCGTCATGACCAACGGCATCCGCGCCTTCCTGCCGGGTTCGCTGGTCGACCTGCGTCCGGTCAAGGACACCACGCCGTACGAAGGCAAGACCCTCGAATTCAAGGTCATCAAGCTCGATCGCAAGCGCAACAACGTCGTGCTGTCGCGCCGCCAGGTGCTGGAAGCCAGCATGGGCGAAGAGCGCCAGAAGCTGCTCGAAACGCTGCACGAAGGCGCGATCGTCAAGGGCGTGGTCAAGAACATCACCGACTACGGCGCGTTCGTCGACCTGGGCGGCATCGATGGTCTGCTGCACATCACCGACATGGCATGGCGCCGCGTGCGTCACCCCTCCGAGGTCCTGCAGGTGGGCCAGGAAGTGGAAGCCAAGGTCCTCAAGTTCGACCAGGAAAAGAGCCGCGTGTCGCTGGGCGTCAAGCAGCTGGGCGAAGACCCCTGGGTCGGTCTGGCCCGCCGCTATCCGCAGGGCACCCGTCTGTTCGGCAAGGTCACCAACCTGACCGACTACGGCGCGTTCGTGGAAGTGGAAGCCGGCATCGAAGGCCTGGTGCACGTCTCCGAAATGGACTGGACCAACAAGAACGTCGACCCGCGCAAGGTGGTGACCCTGGGCGAGGAAGTCGAAGTCATGGTTCTGGAAATCGACGAAGACCGCCGCCGCATCTCGCTGGGCATGAAGCAGTGCCGCCCGAATCCGTGGGAAGAGTTCGCCACGAACTTCAAGCGCGGCGACAAGGTGCAGGGCGCGATCAAGTCCATCACCGACTTCGGCGTGTTCGTCGGTCTGCCCGGCGGCATCGATGGCCTGGTGCACCTGTCCGACCTGTCCTGGACGGAAACCGGCGAAGAAGCCGTGCGCAACTTCAAGAAGGGCGACGAGATCGAAGCCGTGGTTCTGGGCATCGATACCGACAAGGAACGCATCTCGCTGGGCATCAAGCAGCTGGAAGGCGATCCCTTCAACAACTTCGTTGCTACCCATGACAAGGGCGCCGTGGTCCCGGGCACGATCAAGTCGGTCGAACCCAAGGGCGCCGTGGTGACGCTGTCGGTGGACGTGGAAGGCTACCTGCGCGCTTCCGAGATCTCCTCGGGCCGCGTGGAAGATGCTACGACCGTCCTGAACGTCGGCGACAACATCGAAGCCATGATCGTCAACGTCGATCGCAAGACGCGTTCGATCCAGTTGTCCATCAAGGCTCGCGACAACGCCGAAACCGCCGATACGATCGCGCGCATGTCGGAAGCCAGCGCTTCGTCGGGCACCACCAACCTGGGCGCCCTGCTGAAGGCCAAGCTGGACCAACAGCGCAACGACGGTTAA
- the hisC gene encoding histidinol-phosphate transaminase, translating to MTDTQKTLAAPVHVSAIAPYQAGKPIEELAREFGLDPAAIVKLASNENPLGMPESARAAMLAAASSLGRYPDPNGFDLKAALARRYDVPMDWITLGNGSNDILELVALALLEQGTSAVYAQHSFAVYRLATQARGARHIVVPARDYGHDLDAMLAAIQGDTRVVFIANPNNPTGTFLPAPTIQSFLEQVRERHGERVVVVLDEAYNEYLDPELRFDSVAWVRKFPNLVVSRTFSKAYGLAGLRVGFATSQPVLTDLLNRVRQPFNVNTLAQAAAVAALQDRDFLERSYRVNKEGKAQLCQAFDALGLKYVPSYGNFVLVRVGDAPRINLELLKRGVIVRPVAGDGLPEWLRVSIGLPQENARFIEALTAILQAS from the coding sequence ATGACTGACACCCAAAAAACCCTGGCCGCGCCCGTCCACGTGAGCGCGATCGCGCCTTACCAGGCGGGCAAGCCCATCGAGGAACTCGCGCGCGAGTTCGGGCTGGACCCGGCCGCCATCGTCAAGCTGGCGTCCAACGAGAATCCGCTGGGCATGCCGGAGTCGGCGCGCGCCGCCATGCTCGCCGCGGCGTCGTCGCTGGGGCGTTATCCGGACCCCAACGGTTTCGATCTGAAGGCGGCGCTTGCCCGCCGCTACGATGTCCCCATGGACTGGATCACGCTGGGCAACGGCTCCAACGACATCCTGGAACTGGTGGCGCTGGCCTTGCTGGAGCAGGGCACTTCGGCGGTCTATGCGCAGCACTCCTTCGCGGTGTACCGCCTGGCGACGCAGGCGCGCGGCGCCCGCCACATCGTCGTGCCGGCGCGCGATTATGGGCATGACCTGGACGCCATGCTGGCCGCGATCCAGGGCGACACGAGGGTCGTGTTCATCGCCAACCCCAACAACCCGACGGGCACTTTCCTCCCCGCGCCCACCATCCAGTCTTTCCTGGAGCAGGTGCGCGAGCGGCACGGGGAACGGGTCGTGGTGGTGCTGGACGAGGCCTACAACGAATACCTGGACCCGGAACTGCGCTTCGACAGCGTGGCATGGGTGCGCAAGTTCCCCAATCTGGTGGTGTCGCGCACTTTCTCCAAGGCCTATGGCCTGGCCGGGCTGCGCGTCGGTTTCGCCACTTCGCAACCGGTGCTGACGGATCTTCTCAATCGCGTTCGCCAGCCGTTCAACGTGAACACGCTGGCCCAGGCCGCCGCCGTGGCGGCCTTGCAGGACCGGGACTTTCTCGAACGCTCGTACCGGGTGAACAAGGAAGGCAAGGCGCAGCTCTGCCAGGCCTTCGATGCCCTCGGGCTGAAGTACGTGCCGAGCTACGGCAATTTCGTGCTGGTGCGCGTGGGCGATGCGCCACGCATCAACCTGGAGCTGCTCAAGCGAGGCGTCATTGTGCGCCCGGTCGCGGGCGACGGCCTGCCCGAGTGGCTGCGCGTCAGCATCGGGCTGCCGCAGGAAAACGCCCGCTTCATCGAAGCGCTGACCGCCATTCTGCAGGCGTCATGA
- the serC gene encoding 3-phosphoserine/phosphohydroxythreonine transaminase → MMARLWNFSAGPSALPEAVLRQAAEEMLDWHGSGVSVMEMSHRGKHFVQICDEAEQDLRELLGVSDDYAVLFMQGGATAENAIVPMNLIGRRGAGAADYVLTGQWSVKSHKEAAKYGDVHVAASSGSETELDGKTQKPWTWVPPVETWKVRKNAAYLHFCSNETIGGVEIADWPTAGQLGVDDVPLVVDASSHFLSRHLDVSRTGMVYAGAQKNAGPAGVTVVVIRRDMIGHALPICPSAFDYANVAPEHSRFNTPPTYAIYIAGLVFKWIKAQGGVAAMERMNIAKSELLYGYLDNSGFYRNPVHAPARSRMNVPFVLADESLNDAFLKGADEAGLTQLKGHKSVGGMRASIYNAVPLEAVQALVAYMQDFERRHG, encoded by the coding sequence ATGATGGCGCGTCTGTGGAATTTCTCGGCGGGGCCGTCGGCGCTGCCCGAGGCGGTGCTCAGGCAGGCCGCCGAAGAGATGCTCGATTGGCATGGCAGCGGCGTGTCCGTGATGGAGATGAGCCATCGCGGCAAGCACTTCGTCCAGATCTGCGACGAGGCGGAACAGGATCTGCGCGAGCTGCTCGGCGTGTCGGACGATTACGCCGTGCTCTTCATGCAGGGCGGCGCGACGGCCGAAAACGCCATCGTCCCCATGAACCTGATCGGCCGGCGCGGCGCCGGCGCGGCGGACTATGTGCTGACCGGCCAGTGGTCGGTCAAGTCGCACAAGGAAGCCGCCAAGTACGGGGACGTGCACGTCGCGGCCTCCAGCGGCAGCGAGACCGAGCTGGACGGCAAAACGCAAAAGCCCTGGACCTGGGTGCCGCCGGTCGAAACCTGGAAGGTCCGCAAGAACGCTGCCTACCTGCATTTCTGCAGCAACGAAACCATCGGCGGCGTGGAAATCGCGGACTGGCCCACGGCCGGGCAATTGGGCGTGGATGACGTTCCGCTGGTCGTCGATGCCTCGTCCCATTTCCTGTCGCGCCATCTGGATGTGTCGCGCACTGGCATGGTCTACGCAGGCGCGCAGAAGAACGCGGGCCCGGCGGGCGTGACGGTCGTGGTGATCCGCCGCGACATGATCGGCCATGCCTTGCCCATCTGCCCTTCCGCCTTCGACTACGCCAATGTGGCGCCGGAGCATTCTCGCTTCAATACGCCGCCCACCTATGCGATCTATATCGCCGGCCTGGTGTTCAAGTGGATCAAGGCGCAGGGCGGCGTGGCGGCGATGGAACGCATGAACATTGCGAAGTCCGAGCTGCTGTACGGTTACCTGGACAACTCCGGCTTTTACCGCAATCCCGTCCACGCGCCTGCGCGTTCGCGCATGAACGTGCCATTCGTCCTGGCCGACGAATCGCTCAACGACGCTTTCCTGAAGGGCGCCGACGAGGCGGGGCTGACCCAGCTGAAGGGGCACAAGAGCGTGGGCGGCATGCGGGCGTCCATCTACAACGCGGTGCCCCTGGAGGCGGTGCAGGCGCTCGTGGCCTATATGCAGGACTTCGAGCGACGCCATGGCTGA